A portion of the Punica granatum isolate Tunisia-2019 chromosome 7, ASM765513v2, whole genome shotgun sequence genome contains these proteins:
- the LOC116214425 gene encoding uncharacterized protein LOC116214425: MLGQEDELTHTERAIYYLSKKFTEGESNYPEIEKMCFALLWVMQRLRQYTLYHIIRLLSKADPSMRNIAKWLCQLTEYDIEYVSRTSVKGQAIANHLAEFPIEDDTPINSYFPNEGILQVDNEEDEPTWKMYFDGAVNSAGSEVGAMLISPDGHHYPVAAKVAEYKACILGLRAAIDFKVKELEVFSDSMLTIF, from the coding sequence ATGTTGGGACAAGAGGATGAGTTGACACACACAGAAAGGGCAATATACTACCTAAGCAAGAAGTTTACCGAAGGGGAATCTAATTATCCggagatcgagaagatgtgttttGCGTTGctatgggtcatgcaaagactCCGACAGTACACGCTCTATCACATAATCCGCTTGTTGTCAAAAGCGGatccctccatgaggaacatcgcaAAATGGCTCTGCCAACTGACAGAGTAtgacatcgaatatgtgtctCGCACGTCAGTCAAAGGGCAAGCAATCGCCAACCACCTAGCGGAATTCCCAATTGAGGATGACACACCGATTAATTCTTACTTCCCGAACgaagggattctccaagtagaCAATGAGGAGGATGAGCCAacgtggaagatgtacttcgacggGGCGGTCAATTCCGCAGGGTCCGAAGTCGGCGCaatgctgatatccccggacgggcaCCATTATCCGGTTGCTGCGAAAGTGGCTGAATACAAGGCGTGCATCCTTGGCCTACGAGCAGCAATtgacttcaaggtgaaggagttgGAAGTGTTCAGTGACTCCATGCTCACGATCTTCTAG